A region from the Haloarcula limicola genome encodes:
- a CDS encoding sensor histidine kinase has product MPLVFAAYAVALSVTIVIGGALAVWVYVHHRSVRGSDWFLLHLISGVAWLACFLAHILVKDADLQILAAIFTAKFTAVTFVAVVVFTAVYSEANFHRHPVVGTVLGGIVLLALLPTWVEPFRSLFYRGFEAHTEPFHYVIVEKTPLYETLGLLLMAVAAYGLYCVTRYMLSTPQRSRNQQALFVLGVLSVMLAIVLDSGGLSLVDGLSIVEFGVLPYLVFVSLALFRFRLFDVLPVARNAVVEELRDPVFVLDDERRLVDFNDAALAVLPRAGDRIGEAFVDVHPTLAAGIDLGPKAGDASARLTLDVSGDTRHYSVNASRVGDDGGGADWYSILLRDVTDLERSRWQLAKQNERLEQVASAISHDLRNPISVADGHAELLAERLAADSLSGDELESARADLAKTRDSHERMGEIIEDLLTLARGGKTVEETEPVSLSTTAWEAWGNVETSGATLSLTGERTVEADRSKLLSIFENLFRNAVEHSSTSSRLQPDDAVEHGSTSGRTRSDDAAEHGPADVTVTVEATDDGFAVADDGPGIPEVHRERVFEDGYTTDEEGTGLGLSIVRTMAESHGWTVELDGDADGARFVFSTDGGASASSVTRSKPPARAR; this is encoded by the coding sequence ATGCCTCTCGTCTTCGCCGCGTACGCGGTCGCCCTCTCGGTGACCATCGTCATCGGCGGGGCGCTCGCCGTCTGGGTGTACGTCCATCACAGGAGCGTCCGCGGGTCGGACTGGTTCTTACTCCACCTGATATCTGGCGTGGCGTGGCTGGCCTGTTTTCTGGCGCATATCCTCGTAAAGGACGCGGATCTCCAGATCCTGGCGGCCATCTTCACCGCGAAGTTCACCGCCGTGACGTTCGTCGCCGTCGTCGTCTTCACCGCCGTCTACTCCGAGGCGAACTTCCACCGTCACCCGGTCGTCGGGACGGTACTGGGCGGTATCGTTCTGCTCGCGCTACTTCCGACGTGGGTAGAGCCGTTCCGGAGCCTCTTCTATCGCGGTTTCGAGGCCCATACCGAACCATTTCATTACGTGATCGTCGAGAAGACGCCGCTCTACGAGACGCTGGGCCTGCTGCTCATGGCCGTCGCCGCGTACGGGCTCTACTGTGTCACCAGATACATGCTCTCGACGCCCCAGCGGTCGCGGAACCAACAGGCGCTGTTCGTCCTCGGAGTGCTCTCGGTGATGCTCGCCATCGTTCTGGACAGCGGCGGCCTGTCACTCGTCGACGGACTCTCTATCGTCGAGTTCGGCGTGTTGCCCTACCTGGTGTTCGTCTCGCTGGCGCTGTTTCGCTTCCGGCTGTTCGACGTGTTGCCGGTCGCCAGAAACGCCGTGGTCGAAGAGCTCCGCGACCCGGTGTTCGTCCTCGACGACGAGCGCCGGCTCGTCGATTTCAACGACGCGGCGCTGGCCGTCCTTCCGAGAGCGGGCGACCGCATCGGAGAGGCGTTCGTCGACGTTCACCCGACGCTCGCGGCCGGGATCGACCTCGGACCCAAAGCCGGCGACGCATCCGCGCGGTTGACGCTCGACGTCAGCGGGGACACCCGCCACTACTCCGTGAACGCCTCGCGCGTGGGCGACGACGGCGGCGGGGCGGACTGGTACTCGATTCTGCTTCGGGACGTCACCGACCTCGAACGCTCGCGGTGGCAGTTGGCCAAGCAGAACGAGCGGCTGGAACAGGTCGCGAGCGCGATCTCTCACGACCTGCGAAACCCCATTAGCGTCGCCGACGGCCACGCCGAACTGCTCGCCGAGCGACTCGCCGCCGACTCGCTCTCCGGCGACGAACTCGAATCGGCGCGGGCGGACCTCGCGAAGACCCGGGACAGCCACGAGCGGATGGGCGAGATAATCGAGGACCTCCTCACCCTCGCTCGGGGCGGCAAGACCGTCGAGGAGACGGAACCGGTGTCGCTCTCGACGACCGCCTGGGAAGCCTGGGGAAACGTCGAGACCAGCGGCGCGACGCTGTCGCTCACCGGCGAGCGAACCGTCGAAGCCGACCGGAGCAAACTCCTCTCCATCTTCGAGAACCTGTTTCGAAACGCTGTGGAACACAGTTCCACGAGCAGTCGGCTGCAACCTGACGACGCCGTGGAGCACGGCTCTACGAGCGGCCGAACGCGGTCCGACGACGCCGCAGAACACGGCCCCGCCGACGTAACCGTCACGGTGGAAGCGACCGACGACGGGTTCGCCGTCGCCGACGACGGCCCGGGCATCCCGGAAGTCCACCGCGAACGGGTCTTCGAGGACGGCTACACCACCGACGAAGAGGGGACCGGACTCGGCCTCTCTATCGTGCGGACGATGGCCGAATCGCACGGCTGGACGGTCGAACTCGACGGCGACGCCGACGGCGCGCGGTTCGTCTTTTCGACGGACGGCGGGGCGTCAGCCTCGTCGGTGACGCGTTCGAAACCGCCCGCACGCGCCCGCTGA